A stretch of DNA from Deltaproteobacteria bacterium:
TTCCTCTGGCTAGATGCTGTTCTTCCATTATTCCCCTCGGTAAATTATGGTCTTGCCGCTGGGATCGATGGTGCAGCGTCTCAGGAACTCTTTCATAGACGAACCAAGAATGTCTCGATTATCGAAATAGTAATTCAAGGCCCGCTTCTTCACATCGATCCGGTCCTTGCCCCTGATCTTTACTATTTTCATGGCAACCACCCCCTTTCACACAAAAAAAGCCCCGAGCCACAGGGCTCGGGGCCTGGAATCACTCTGTGTGCAGGCCGCTACGGCCCGATCCTGCACAATTTCAGGATCCACGCACAGAACCCGTACGCCTGTGGACACGTCCTTGCCTGTAAAGACAAACTGTTACTCGACGGATCGTCCAAAACTTTCCCTCATATAACAAGCTAATTTATCTCTATTTAACTCTTCCTTCCCCTCATGTCAAGAAGTTTCTTCCACAAAGCTCCTTCTTTTCCTCGCCGAGAAGCCCTTGTCTAGCAGACCGCCAGTGGCTATCTGGCCAGCAAGACTTTGCTCAAGCCCCGGAGAGAAAAGATGGCGCGGGCAGTTTCCTGCCTGCTGATGATCTTGCTCGCCACCGTCTTGAGTTCAGCACTTCGAGCTGTTCTGGCAATGAGGCAATTGGCCACCAGTGTATGGCGAAACCACGCCTCTGCCTGCAAATAGGCTCGGTGAAAAGGCTCCTGCCTCTGACGCAGCCGTCTTTCATATTCTCGCAAAGCTTCTAGGGAAACCTCCCTGGATTCGAGGGCCCGGGCCACCACCCGAGCAGCAGTGAGGCCGCTCTCCAGGGCATTGCCAATGCCCTCGCCGATGAGGGGAAAAGTGAGTCCCAGAGCTTCACCCAGTACCAGCACCCCCTGCCTGCAGGCCCTGGCCCCACGAAAACCGGTACGAAGCGGCGCGGCCCGAATTGGTCCCAATCTGCGGGCACTCTGCAGAACTGCCGTCAGGGATTCGGCGTGAGAAACGAACAGCGGTCGCCTGGGGTCTAATGACCGCTGCTGTCTCTGGTAACTCAGGAACACACCCCGTCCCACATTGTAGACGCCATTCCCCATGGGAAACATCCAGCAGTAGGCCGGCAGCATGCGGCGATCATAGGAAATATACATCACGGTATCGTCAAGACTCTCCTGCAGCCGATAGTAGGCTCGTATGCCAACGGCATTTGGTCTTCGCTCCTGGAGCAGGCCAAAGGAGTGCAGCACTCGGGCGTTTGTTCCTGGGGCCAGAAGAACTACTCTCGCCCGAATGGTCACCAGCTGCCCCTGCTGGTCCACTGCCAGGGCACCTGTGACCCTACTATCTTGCTCCAGAGGAGCGGTGACCTCCAGGCCGCTCACAAATTCCGCCCCTTTTCTGCAGGCCTCCTCAACAATGAGAGCGTCCAACTCTTGCCGTCGCAGGGTGTAGAATTCTCCCTCCAGGTCGCACTGCTTGCCGCTAGGGGCAATAAAGCGGATCTTGCTGATATGATGGGCCTTTTTCCTGACTGCCTCGGCAAGCCCCATTTCGCCGAGGGTCTTCATGCTGTCTTCCAGGAGACCGTCACCGCACACTTTTTCTCTTGGAAAGAGTGAGCGCTCCACCAGCAGCACCTGACGACCAGTCGCTGCCAGCTGCAGAGCAGCTGCCCCCCCCGCCGGCCCAGCGCCGACAACCAGGACTTCTGTGTGCAGCCCGCGCTTCATTCTGCCTCCTGCTGCATGGGCCAAAGCAGCTGTTCGTCCTCCTGCTCCCATTGATGGGGCAGGAAGAAGAGCATGGCTATGTCTTCCACGCCGGCAATGGCCATGAGAAGCCTTTCAAGGCCCAGAGCAATGCCAGCAGCCGGCGGCATACCGTATTCGAGCTCTTGGAGAAACTGCTGATCCACGGGCACTTCAGGATAACCCAGGGCACGCTTTTCTCTGAGGGCGGCCTCAAAACGGGCCCTCTGTTC
This window harbors:
- a CDS encoding geranylgeranyl reductase family protein, coding for MKRGLHTEVLVVGAGPAGGAAALQLAATGRQVLLVERSLFPREKVCGDGLLEDSMKTLGEMGLAEAVRKKAHHISKIRFIAPSGKQCDLEGEFYTLRRQELDALIVEEACRKGAEFVSGLEVTAPLEQDSRVTGALAVDQQGQLVTIRARVVLLAPGTNARVLHSFGLLQERRPNAVGIRAYYRLQESLDDTVMYISYDRRMLPAYCWMFPMGNGVYNVGRGVFLSYQRQQRSLDPRRPLFVSHAESLTAVLQSARRLGPIRAAPLRTGFRGARACRQGVLVLGEALGLTFPLIGEGIGNALESGLTAARVVARALESREVSLEALREYERRLRQRQEPFHRAYLQAEAWFRHTLVANCLIARTARSAELKTVASKIISRQETARAIFSLRGLSKVLLAR